The Methanofastidiosum sp. genome contains a region encoding:
- a CDS encoding PAS domain-containing protein, whose protein sequence is MENCNKNEIDSQILDLFFEKSPFAIQSLDESGHIVNVSSAWLDILGYSKEYVIGKSFGDFLSDNYKDHFKECFPNFKEMGQISDVEFEMIKKDGSKVFVLFNGKIIHDSKGKFKQTLCFMQDIINRKAIEKELSESENKYREIIEHSPDSIVTVDLKGFVTSSNSAYEKFTGYSKEETIGKHFTKLPFLKISDMPSYIIIFSNLLRNKSATSFESSWIKKDGSICFGEILVDLIKKENKIVGFQAITRDITERKRTEEKLNGIHKLSKELAVTNDIDTIAEKTVEVMKNTLNLTLHFSF, encoded by the coding sequence ATGGAGAATTGTAATAAAAACGAAATTGATTCGCAAATACTTGATTTATTCTTTGAAAAATCTCCATTTGCAATCCAATCCTTAGATGAATCCGGACATATTGTTAATGTCAGTAGTGCATGGCTTGATATTTTAGGATATTCAAAAGAATATGTCATTGGAAAATCATTTGGCGATTTTCTCTCTGATAATTATAAAGATCATTTTAAAGAATGTTTTCCTAATTTTAAAGAAATGGGCCAAATAAGTGATGTAGAATTTGAAATGATTAAAAAAGACGGCTCAAAAGTATTTGTATTATTCAATGGGAAAATTATCCACGATAGTAAAGGCAAGTTCAAGCAAACTCTCTGTTTTATGCAGGATATAATCAATCGTAAGGCAATCGAAAAGGAATTAAGTGAAAGTGAAAACAAATATAGGGAAATAATTGAGCATTCACCAGATAGCATAGTTACTGTTGATTTGAAAGGATTTGTTACTTCATCTAATTCTGCATATGAAAAATTTACCGGTTATTCTAAAGAAGAAACAATTGGTAAACATTTCACTAAGTTACCATTTTTGAAGATTAGTGATATGCCTTCTTATATAATAATATTTAGCAATCTTTTAAGAAATAAATCTGCCACAAGTTTTGAATCTTCATGGATAAAAAAAGATGGAAGTATATGTTTTGGTGAAATTCTAGTTGATTTAATAAAGAAAGAAAATAAAATTGTTGGATTTCAGGCTATAACAAGGGATATAACCGAAAGAAAAAGAACCGAAGAAAAATTAAACGGAATACATAAACTTTCTAAAGAATTGGCAGTAACAAATGATATAGATACAATCGCTGAAAAAACCGTAGAAGTAATGAAAAATACTCTTAATTTGACACTGCATTTTTCATTTTAA
- a CDS encoding PAS domain S-box protein, which translates to MPEHDKIVFDINSKKGIVPFVAREGKTYLTNNTKKDKLFINFFGKNIPNSELCVPIKIGDEVLGILNTESQNLDEYTKEDVEMLETLASEVAVAVAYSKSLNRIQDELNRRKQIEIFLRRSEEKYKELVENSNSIISKFDKDSRIISMNEYGLNFFGYTEEELIGKSWDETILPRIDSDGRNLQNLALDIFKDPAKHGISINENIKKNGERVWIHWTNKPILDEKGNLTAILSVGSDYTMFKKLEEDLKGSEEKFRIFFEKANDAILIFNCKDEIIDSNETATRIFGYTKEEFLSLKLPDIQAPEVRGIPGTVIKSEFELYKDRIFESIDIDKYGNKIPVEVSTSKIRLKGEDLAVGVIRDIRERKVFEEKIKDSENTLSGIITAAPIGINLFKDRIWIWSNKGMEKITGYKINELLNKSPRFLYESEEEYERAGKILYKNPREKDIAELETNFVTKSGEIKEVYIINSSLDSNDFSKGFITLVLDMTDRRKAEKQLEENLEYFAHLVDQIRNPLAILSGFTQVEIQNEKTRTRILRQVERIEELIKKLDQGWMDTEETRKFLEKYK; encoded by the coding sequence TTGCCCGAACATGACAAAATAGTATTTGACATTAATTCAAAAAAAGGAATAGTTCCATTCGTTGCTAGGGAAGGAAAAACTTATCTTACAAATAATACAAAAAAAGATAAGCTATTTATAAATTTCTTTGGAAAAAATATCCCTAATTCCGAACTTTGTGTTCCCATTAAAATAGGTGATGAAGTCTTAGGCATATTAAACACTGAAAGTCAAAATCTTGACGAATATACCAAAGAAGATGTAGAAATGCTTGAGACATTGGCCTCTGAAGTTGCAGTTGCCGTTGCATATTCTAAATCCTTGAATAGAATTCAAGATGAACTAAATAGAAGAAAACAAATTGAGATATTCTTGAGAAGAAGTGAGGAGAAATACAAGGAACTTGTTGAGAATTCAAATAGTATTATATCAAAATTTGATAAAGATAGTAGGATTATTTCAATGAATGAATATGGATTAAATTTCTTTGGTTATACTGAAGAGGAATTAATCGGAAAAAGTTGGGATGAAACAATTCTGCCCCGAATAGACTCTGATGGTAGAAACCTTCAAAACTTAGCTTTAGATATTTTTAAAGATCCAGCAAAACACGGTATAAGTATCAACGAAAATATCAAGAAAAACGGAGAGCGGGTGTGGATTCACTGGACAAATAAGCCAATTCTAGATGAAAAAGGAAATCTAACTGCAATATTGTCTGTCGGTTCAGATTATACAATGTTTAAAAAATTAGAAGAAGATCTGAAGGGCAGTGAAGAGAAGTTCAGAATATTCTTTGAAAAGGCCAATGATGCAATCCTTATTTTCAATTGCAAAGATGAAATTATAGATTCAAATGAAACAGCAACTAGGATCTTTGGATATACAAAAGAAGAATTTTTATCATTGAAACTGCCGGATATTCAAGCACCTGAAGTAAGAGGTATTCCTGGAACTGTAATAAAATCAGAATTTGAACTTTATAAAGATAGAATATTTGAATCAATTGATATTGATAAATATGGAAATAAAATTCCAGTTGAAGTCAGCACTTCAAAAATTCGCCTTAAAGGAGAAGACCTTGCAGTTGGAGTTATAAGGGATATTAGAGAAAGGAAAGTATTTGAAGAGAAAATAAAAGATAGTGAAAACACTTTAAGTGGAATAATTACGGCGGCCCCAATTGGGATTAATCTATTCAAGGACAGAATATGGATTTGGTCAAACAAGGGCATGGAAAAAATTACAGGCTATAAAATCAATGAACTTTTGAACAAATCTCCAAGATTTCTTTATGAATCTGAGGAAGAGTACGAGAGAGCTGGAAAAATTCTTTACAAAAATCCACGAGAAAAAGACATCGCTGAACTTGAAACAAATTTTGTGACTAAATCAGGAGAAATAAAAGAAGTTTACATTATAAATAGTTCCTTAGATAGCAATGACTTTTCCAAAGGATTCATAACTTTAGTTTTAGATATGACTGATAGAAGAAAAGCTGAAAAGCAACTAGAAGAAAATCTGGAATATTTTGCTCATCTTGTCGACCAAATAAGGAATCCCTTGGCAATACTAAGTGGCTTTACGCAAGTCGAGATACAAAATGAAAAAACTAGGACTAGAATTTTGAGGCAAGTAGAAAGAATTGAAGAATTGATTAAAAAACTGGATCAAGGTTGGATGGACACCGAAGAAACTAGAAAATTCTTGGAGAAATACAAATGA
- a CDS encoding PAS domain S-box protein — protein sequence MKKEESTKKNFDKSEKLLLSLVNNLPQVFWLTSTKDYEKVEYISSSFEDIWQIKPNEIYEDPRIWTKNIHEEDRQRVSKEFERFKEGKEEYFTEYRIVRKDGSIRWILDKAFWIKNDQGKIERLAGIAEDITERKKHDENIKESELRYRELYNNMSTCVAIYDAIDQGKDFVIKGINKSGEEKSKVKIKEIKGKRVSEVFPSVKEIGLFDVLKRVYATGKPEYLPTKFYKDDRISEWVENYVYKLPFGEIVAIYDDVSERKKAEEALKDSEDKFRSIFDSAQDAIFIINKEDRFIDANKKASKIFGYTKEEILNMSVSDFQAPEVKGIPGTLIKSELEKYKWNTFEALDIDKYGNKISVEISQSLFNLKGEEVVINIVRDVSRRKNMEDKLRESEHHYRGIFENSPIAIWEEDYSLIKKEIDKLKKSGIKNIKEYLDNNMDFVKKCVPLVKILNFNPSVLKLYGATNKREYLDNLTNIFSDSSFNVFKESMICIAEGKTHFYKEDKNHTIDGKDIDVLLTWSVVPGYEKNYEKVYVSTLDISVQKNAENQIKESEKRFRLLFDSVQAGVIVQSVNSKIVHANNNALESFGLLKKDMLDKTSTDPIWNMVLEDGTPVKGEDHPSMITIRTGKPLKDQIRGIYGDDPNKMRWLKINTRPIIDEKTNTFEEVLITFDDITDLKKYEKKLKESEEKYRRIVDTSNEGIWAIDENHVTTFVNPKMAEMLGYSPEEMLGQRFENFIFKEDLTELSNKMKLRREGLSEVYERRYIKKNGEGLYANVSATPMFDGHGNFKGSFVMITDITERKKNEMIIEELNDNLKLLNKILRHDISNDLTVVSIAIEMMATKEENIKNKAFSAINRSVNLIEKIRILESTMSTKYTLKKINIDQVLNVIKKTYPSVNVKISGECDVMADEAFISVIDNIINNSITHGKTDRIDIEINSDEDLCWMKISDYGKGIPDEIKDRIFDEEFSYGETRGTGLGLYIVKKTIERYGGSIKLEDTHPKGATFIITLNKSKL from the coding sequence TTGAAAAAAGAAGAAAGTACTAAAAAGAACTTCGATAAATCAGAAAAATTACTATTATCCTTAGTTAATAACTTACCCCAAGTATTCTGGTTAACTTCGACTAAAGATTATGAAAAAGTAGAGTATATCAGCTCTTCTTTTGAGGATATCTGGCAAATAAAACCAAATGAGATTTATGAAGATCCCCGTATTTGGACTAAAAACATACATGAAGAAGACCGACAAAGAGTTTCCAAAGAGTTTGAAAGATTCAAAGAAGGAAAAGAAGAATACTTTACAGAATACAGAATTGTCAGAAAAGATGGATCTATCCGATGGATTTTAGATAAAGCATTTTGGATTAAAAATGATCAAGGAAAAATAGAACGCCTTGCAGGTATTGCAGAAGATATAACGGAAAGAAAAAAACATGACGAGAATATAAAGGAAAGTGAACTTCGATACAGAGAACTTTACAATAACATGAGTACCTGCGTAGCTATTTACGATGCCATAGATCAGGGAAAAGATTTTGTTATCAAAGGCATTAACAAGTCAGGAGAGGAGAAAAGCAAAGTAAAAATAAAAGAAATCAAAGGCAAACGTGTTTCAGAAGTATTTCCAAGTGTAAAAGAAATCGGGTTATTTGACGTCTTGAAGAGAGTTTACGCCACCGGTAAACCTGAATATCTTCCAACAAAGTTTTACAAAGATGATAGAATATCCGAATGGGTTGAGAACTATGTTTACAAATTGCCTTTTGGCGAGATAGTGGCCATTTATGATGATGTTTCAGAAAGAAAAAAGGCAGAAGAAGCCTTAAAAGATAGCGAAGATAAGTTTAGAAGTATTTTTGATAGTGCCCAAGATGCGATTTTCATTATTAATAAAGAGGATAGATTCATCGATGCCAATAAAAAAGCTTCAAAAATCTTTGGGTACACTAAAGAAGAGATTCTAAATATGTCTGTTAGCGACTTCCAAGCACCTGAAGTGAAGGGCATTCCTGGAACCCTAATCAAATCAGAATTAGAAAAGTATAAGTGGAACACTTTTGAAGCTCTTGACATTGATAAATACGGAAATAAAATCTCAGTTGAAATCAGTCAAAGTCTTTTTAATTTAAAGGGCGAAGAAGTTGTCATAAACATAGTCCGTGACGTATCTCGAAGGAAAAACATGGAAGATAAGTTGAGGGAGAGTGAACATCACTACAGGGGTATATTTGAAAACTCCCCTATTGCAATATGGGAAGAAGACTACTCCCTTATAAAAAAAGAAATAGATAAACTCAAAAAATCCGGCATCAAAAATATAAAGGAATATTTAGATAATAATATGGATTTTGTAAAAAAGTGCGTTCCACTTGTCAAGATTTTAAATTTCAATCCCTCCGTTTTAAAGCTCTATGGTGCCACTAATAAAAGAGAATATTTGGATAATTTGACTAATATTTTCTCTGATTCCTCTTTTAATGTTTTTAAAGAATCTATGATTTGTATTGCTGAAGGTAAAACTCACTTTTACAAAGAGGACAAAAATCACACAATTGATGGAAAAGATATTGATGTTCTGCTTACTTGGAGCGTTGTGCCCGGATATGAAAAAAATTATGAGAAAGTATATGTATCTACGTTAGACATTAGTGTTCAAAAAAATGCTGAAAATCAAATAAAAGAAAGTGAAAAACGCTTTAGGCTATTATTTGATTCTGTCCAAGCAGGTGTGATAGTCCAATCGGTAAATAGTAAAATAGTGCATGCAAATAATAATGCTTTGGAGAGTTTTGGACTATTAAAAAAGGATATGTTAGACAAAACTTCAACAGACCCCATATGGAATATGGTTTTAGAAGATGGAACTCCTGTTAAAGGGGAGGACCACCCCTCCATGATTACAATACGTACAGGTAAGCCCCTGAAAGACCAAATTAGAGGAATTTATGGTGACGATCCTAATAAGATGCGCTGGTTAAAAATAAACACACGGCCGATTATTGATGAAAAAACAAATACTTTTGAAGAAGTGCTAATTACTTTTGACGATATTACTGATTTGAAAAAATACGAGAAGAAACTTAAAGAAAGCGAAGAGAAATACCGCAGAATAGTTGATACATCTAACGAAGGTATCTGGGCCATTGATGAGAATCACGTCACTACTTTTGTCAATCCTAAAATGGCAGAAATGCTTGGATATTCCCCTGAAGAAATGCTTGGGCAAAGATTTGAGAATTTTATTTTCAAAGAAGATTTGACTGAACTATCAAATAAAATGAAATTAAGAAGGGAAGGATTATCAGAAGTCTATGAAAGGCGATACATAAAAAAGAATGGAGAAGGATTGTACGCCAATGTGTCTGCAACGCCAATGTTTGACGGGCATGGGAATTTCAAAGGCTCGTTTGTAATGATAACTGACATTACTGAAAGAAAGAAAAACGAAATGATAATTGAGGAGCTAAACGATAATCTAAAACTCTTAAACAAGATATTAAGGCATGATATCTCAAACGATCTAACAGTTGTAAGTATTGCCATTGAAATGATGGCAACAAAAGAGGAGAATATAAAGAATAAGGCATTCAGTGCAATTAATAGGAGTGTCAATCTAATTGAAAAAATAAGAATTCTTGAGTCTACAATGAGTACAAAGTATACTTTAAAAAAGATTAACATAGATCAAGTTCTGAACGTCATAAAGAAAACATATCCCTCTGTCAATGTCAAAATAAGTGGGGAATGTGATGTAATGGCAGATGAAGCTTTTATTTCTGTTATAGACAATATAATCAATAATTCTATTACCCATGGTAAAACAGATAGAATAGATATAGAAATAAATTCAGACGAAGATTTATGCTGGATGAAAATTAGTGACTACGGCAAAGGGATTCCTGATGAGATAAAAGATAGAATATTCGATGAAGAGTTCAGTTACGGGGAAACTAGAGGCACAGGGTTAGGGCTCTACATCGTGAAGAAAACTATTGAGAGATATGGTGGAAGTATAAAGTTGGAAGATACACATCCTAAAGGCGCTACTTTTATTATAACTTTAAATAAGAGTAAATTATAG
- a CDS encoding class I SAM-dependent DNA methyltransferase, with translation MSNESMAVQKLWNYCNVLRDDGVSYGDYVEQLTYLLFLKMDDEQTKPPFNRVSKIPKNLDWESLLKKDGDELEVHYRHILESLGKEKGMIGVIFRKAQNKIQDPAKLKRLVMLIEGEETWMGMGIDVKGAIYEGLLQKNAEDTKSGAGQYFTPRALIKSMVEVIRPKPGETICDPACGTGGFLLASHDLISKYPLDIEQKKFLKEGTFHGWDIVDSVVRLCTMNLYLHGIGGEDSPIITDDALASDPGGRFDIVLTNPPFGKKSSITIVNGEGKIEKESLTYQRNDFWATTSNKQLNFLQHVKTLLKINGRAAIVVPDNVLFEGGAGETVRKRLLQQCDVHTLLRLPTGIFYAQGVKANVLFFDKRPASEKSWTEKLWIYDLRTNIHFTLKTNTLRYEDLEDFIKCYNPENRHERTETERFKAFTYEEIMKRDKTNLDIFWLKDNSLGDSENLPDPKLLALEIAEDLESALDEFKRIYEELEE, from the coding sequence ATGTCTAACGAATCAATGGCCGTCCAAAAGTTATGGAACTACTGCAATGTCCTAAGAGACGATGGTGTAAGCTATGGCGATTATGTCGAGCAGTTAACTTACTTATTATTTCTCAAAATGGACGATGAGCAAACTAAACCTCCATTTAACAGAGTATCAAAGATACCAAAAAATCTAGACTGGGAAAGCCTCCTAAAAAAAGATGGCGATGAGCTTGAAGTTCATTATAGGCATATCCTAGAATCCCTAGGGAAAGAAAAGGGTATGATAGGCGTCATCTTCAGAAAAGCCCAGAACAAGATCCAGGACCCTGCAAAACTAAAGAGGCTAGTCATGCTGATAGAAGGGGAAGAAACCTGGATGGGCATGGGCATTGACGTAAAGGGTGCAATCTATGAAGGATTATTGCAAAAGAACGCCGAGGATACCAAAAGTGGTGCCGGCCAGTATTTCACCCCGAGAGCTTTAATCAAATCTATGGTCGAAGTCATAAGGCCAAAGCCAGGGGAAACTATCTGTGACCCCGCATGTGGTACAGGCGGATTTCTTCTAGCCTCGCATGACTTAATCTCAAAATACCCTCTGGACATTGAACAGAAAAAATTTTTGAAAGAAGGAACATTTCACGGCTGGGATATTGTAGATAGCGTTGTGAGGCTTTGCACAATGAATCTCTACCTCCATGGAATTGGCGGAGAGGATAGCCCAATAATAACTGACGATGCTCTTGCCTCAGACCCAGGAGGCAGATTTGACATAGTCCTTACAAATCCTCCCTTTGGTAAGAAGAGTAGCATTACTATAGTAAACGGTGAAGGAAAGATCGAAAAAGAATCCTTGACCTATCAAAGAAATGACTTCTGGGCAACTACCTCAAACAAACAGCTAAACTTCTTGCAGCATGTTAAAACTCTATTAAAAATAAATGGCAGGGCCGCAATAGTCGTCCCTGATAACGTGCTATTTGAAGGTGGGGCTGGGGAAACTGTCAGAAAAAGATTGCTGCAACAGTGTGACGTCCACACACTTTTGAGGCTTCCCACAGGGATCTTCTATGCGCAAGGTGTAAAGGCAAACGTACTGTTCTTTGACAAAAGGCCGGCAAGCGAAAAATCCTGGACAGAAAAACTCTGGATATATGATCTAAGGACTAACATCCACTTCACCCTGAAAACTAATACTTTAAGATATGAAGACCTGGAAGATTTCATAAAATGTTATAATCCAGAAAATAGGCACGAAAGAACAGAAACTGAAAGATTCAAAGCATTTACCTATGAAGAGATCATGAAAAGAGACAAAACAAATCTAGACATCTTCTGGCTAAAAGACAATAGCCTAGGCGATTCAGAAAATCTTCCAGACCCAAAGCTCTTAGCTTTAGAAATTGCAGAAGATTTGGAGTCAGCACTTGACGAGTTTAAAAGAATATATGAAGAATTAGAAGAATAA
- a CDS encoding restriction endonuclease subunit S encodes MKGELPKGWVWTNLEMIVSSISNGITEKQNKKGLGIPVTRIETISNGTINMDRVGYLQNIDNILVEKYRLSIGDILFSNINSDFHLGKTAIFEIENEVILHGMNLLRIKPIKNYVSPHFLNYLFNYYRYSGVFISIAQHAVNQSSINQTKLKNLEVPLPPLTEQQRIVNKIGELFTNLDKGIESLEQVKYKLKVYRQAILKYAMEGKLTEKWREKNKDKLKFSPEINSLIKGKIQNEELDYIRKICFIEIPNDWIWSSVGNIGEVFGGKRIPKGYVISDSKTNHPYIRVTDFSNYGVKREGLKYLENEIYNFIKRYIITKNDVYISIAGSIGKVGTIPEDLDNANLTENAARIVSSIYNNRLMAYFLNSEFCQLQISRYTIHTNQPKLALFRIKKLIIPLPPLEEQNIIVERIEKLFSLADYIEETVDSKLEESKTLRQSILKKAFEGKLVPQDPKGEPAEILLEKIKKQRLNKEKIVQEKLI; translated from the coding sequence GTGAAGGGGGAATTGCCCAAGGGTTGGGTTTGGACGAATTTGGAAATGATTGTTTCAAGTATTTCCAATGGCATAACAGAAAAACAAAATAAAAAAGGATTGGGCATACCAGTAACACGAATAGAAACTATATCTAATGGAACTATTAATATGGATAGAGTCGGTTATTTACAGAATATAGATAATATCCTAGTTGAGAAATATAGATTGTCAATAGGAGACATATTATTTAGTAATATAAATAGTGATTTCCATTTAGGTAAGACAGCTATATTTGAAATTGAAAATGAAGTAATCCTACATGGTATGAATTTACTACGGATAAAGCCTATTAAGAATTATGTTTCGCCTCATTTTTTAAATTATTTATTTAATTATTATAGGTACTCAGGAGTTTTTATTTCAATTGCTCAGCATGCAGTTAATCAATCATCAATAAATCAAACAAAATTAAAAAATTTAGAAGTCCCTCTCCCCCCACTAACCGAACAGCAAAGAATAGTAAACAAAATAGGAGAGCTTTTCACAAATCTTGACAAAGGTATTGAGTCTTTAGAACAAGTCAAATACAAACTTAAAGTATATCGCCAAGCTATTTTGAAATATGCGATGGAAGGAAAACTCACTGAAAAATGGAGAGAAAAAAATAAGGATAAGCTTAAATTTTCCCCGGAAATTAATTCACTAATAAAAGGTAAAATTCAGAATGAAGAATTAGACTATATAAGAAAAATTTGTTTTATTGAGATTCCTAATGATTGGATATGGTCTTCTGTGGGCAATATAGGAGAGGTATTCGGAGGAAAAAGAATACCTAAAGGATACGTAATATCAGACTCAAAGACTAATCACCCCTATATTAGAGTTACTGATTTCAGTAATTATGGGGTAAAAAGAGAAGGATTAAAATATTTGGAAAATGAAATTTATAATTTTATTAAAAGATATATAATTACAAAAAATGATGTTTATATATCAATAGCAGGCTCTATTGGAAAAGTAGGAACTATTCCTGAAGATTTGGATAATGCAAATCTAACAGAAAATGCTGCTAGGATAGTAAGTTCTATTTATAACAACAGATTAATGGCGTATTTTTTAAATTCTGAGTTTTGCCAATTACAAATAAGTAGGTACACAATTCATACTAATCAACCAAAGTTAGCACTTTTCAGAATAAAAAAATTGATAATTCCCCTACCCCCCCTCGAAGAACAAAACATAATAGTTGAAAGAATAGAAAAACTATTTTCCCTTGCAGACTACATTGAAGAAACAGTTGACTCTAAACTAGAGGAATCCAAAACCCTCCGCCAGAGTATCCTAAAAAAGGCTTTTGAAGGAAAGCTTGTCCCGCAAGACCCAAAGGGTGAGCCTGCAGAAATCCTCTTAGAAAAAATAAAAAAGCAAAGATTAAATAAAGAAAAAATAGTTCAGGAGAAGCTGATATAA